The stretch of DNA TAGCAATGCAATATCCAAGTGAAATCAACGGCGTAACCAATGCCGATTTTTTACGTTCAGCATTAAATAGCCGCCTAGGTGAAGGTAATGAAATTTCTCTAATGAAATTCATCCGTAAGATGGATAAGCAAATGGAATTCCTTGAAATGGACCTTGATATGGCGCAACGCTACTTAAATGAAGGTTTCTCTGGTGGAGAGAAAAAGCGTAATGAAATCTTACAGTTAATGATGTTAGAACCAAAAATCGCGATTCTGGATGAAATTGACTCAGGTCTAGATATTGACGCATTAAAAGTTGTTTCAAAAGGAATCAATGAAATGCGCGGCGAAGAATTCGGATGCCTAGTTATTACTCACTATCAACGTCTTTTAGACTATATCACTCCTGACTATGTGCACGTTATGATGCAGGGCCGTATTGTGAAATCAGGCGGACCAGAGCTAGCACAACGCTTAGAAGCAGAAGGGTATGACTGGATCAAGCAAGAGCTTGGAATTGAAGATGAAACAGTTGGGCAAGAAGCGTAAGATAGTGTTAGGAGGATTACAATGACAACAGAAACAAAATTACCATTTGATAAGGGTTTTGTAAGCTCCTTTTCGAAAGAAATGAACGAGCCTGCTTGGTTTGAAGAGTTCCGTCTCAAAGCATTAGAGAGTTTTGAACAACTGCCAATGCCAAGACCTGATAAAACAAAAATAGATAAATGGAATTTCACTCAATTCAATCAACATACTGTTAAAAGTGCTGCTTATTCTTCTCTTGATGAATTACCGGAGGAAGTAAAAGCTTTAGTTGATTTGGAAGCAGCTGATAAGAATCTATATATTCAACGTAATCAAACCCCTGCTTTTTTATCTTTATCAGAAGATCTAAAAAGTAAGGGTGTTATCTTTACAGACATTTTCACAGCCGCTAGAGAGCATGGCGAGCTTTTGAAAAAGTATTATATGACTCAAGCGATTAATGCTGACGAACACCGTCTTACTGCCCTTCATACGGCACTTGTGAACGGTG from Bacillus sp. SLBN-46 encodes:
- the sufC gene encoding Fe-S cluster assembly ATPase SufC, which produces MAGSTLTIKDLHVGIDGKEILKGVNLEVKGGEIHAIMGPNGTGKSTLSSAIMGHPKYEVTSGNITLDGQNVLEMEVDERARAGLFLAMQYPSEINGVTNADFLRSALNSRLGEGNEISLMKFIRKMDKQMEFLEMDLDMAQRYLNEGFSGGEKKRNEILQLMMLEPKIAILDEIDSGLDIDALKVVSKGINEMRGEEFGCLVITHYQRLLDYITPDYVHVMMQGRIVKSGGPELAQRLEAEGYDWIKQELGIEDETVGQEA